In Choloepus didactylus isolate mChoDid1 chromosome X, mChoDid1.pri, whole genome shotgun sequence, a genomic segment contains:
- the DLG3 gene encoding disks large homolog 3 isoform X7, translating to MERARKFSDSGLALGLGLGSASAWRRASQRWAWPLRSLRPGGDAREPRKIILHKGSTGLGFNIVGGEDGEGIFVSFILAGGPADLSGELRRGDRILSVNGVNLRNATHEQAAAALKRAGQSVTIVAQYRPEEYSRFESKIHDLREQMMNSSMSSGSGSLRTSEKRSLYVRALFDYDRTRDSCLPSQGLSFFYGDILHVINASDDEWWQARLVTPHGESEQIGVIPSKKRVEKKERARLKTVKFHARTGMIESNRSIKTKRKKSFRLSRKFPFYKSKENMAQESSIQEQGVPSNTSDSESSSKGQEDAILSYEPVTRQEIHYARPVIILGPMKDRVNDDLISEFPHKFGSCVPHTTRPRRDNEVDGQDYHFVVSREQMEKDIQDNKFIEAGQFNDNLYGTSIQSVRAVAERGKHCILDVSGNAIKRLQQAQLYPIAIFIKPKSIEALMEMNRRQTYEQANKIYDKAMKLEQEFGEYFTAIVQGDSLEEIYNKIKQIIEDQSGHYIWVPSPEKL from the exons ATGGAGAGGGCACGCAAATTCTCAGACTCCGGCTTGGCCCTGGGCTTGGGCTTGGGCTCAGCCTCGGCCTGGAGGAGGGCTTCGCAGAGGTGGGCCTGGCCCCTCCGCTCCCTGCGGCCTGGAGGGGATGCAAG AGAGCCCCGCAAGATCATCCTGCACAAGGGCTCCACAGGCCTGGGCTTCAACATTGTAGGAGGAGAGGATGGAGAAGGCATTTTTGTCTCCTTCATCCTGGCAGGAGGCCCAGCTGACCTGAGTGGGGAGCTGCGCAGGGGAGACCGGATCTTATCG GTGAATGGAGTGAACCTGAGGAATGCAACTCATGAgcaggctgcagctgctctgaaacGGGCTGGCCAGTCAGTCACCATTGTGGCCCAGTACAGACCTGAAG AGTACAGTCGCTTTGAATCGAAGATACATGACTTGCGAGAACAAATGATGAACAGCAGTATGAGCTCTGGGTCTGGGTCCCTTCGAACAAGCGAGAAGAGGTCTTTGTATGTCAG AGCTCTGTTTGATTATGACCGGACTCGGGACAGCTGCCTGCCAAGCCAGGGGCTCAGCTTCTTTTATGGTGACATTCTGCATGTCATTAATGCATCAGATGACGAGTGGTGGCAGGCAAGACTGGTGACCCCTCATGGAGAAAGTGAGCAAATTGGTGTGATCCCTAGTAAGAAGAG ggtggaaaagaaagaaagagctcgATTGAAAACGGTGAAGTTTCATGCCAGGACGGGGATGATTGAATCTAACAGG TCGATCAAAACGAAACGTAAAAAGAGTTTCCGCCTCTCTcgaaagtttccattttacaagaGCAAAGAAAACATGGCCCAGGAGAGCAGCATACAGGAAC AGGGAGTGCCATCCAACACCAGTGACAGCGAAAGCAGTTCCA AAGGACAAGAGGATGCTATTTTGTCATATGAACCAGTGACACGGCAAGAAA TTCACTATGCAAGGCCTGTGATCATCCTGGGCCCAATGAAGGACCGAGTCAATGATGACCTGATCTCTGAGTTCCCACATAAATTTGGATCCTGCGTGCCAC atACTACCCGGCCTCGGCGTGATAATGAGGTAGACGGACAAGACTATCACTTTGTGGTATCCCGAGAACAAATGGAAAAGGATATTCAGGACAACAAGTTCATTGAGGCAGGCCAGTTCAATGATAATCTCTATGGGACCAGCATCCAGTCAGTCCGGGCAGTCGCCGAGAGG GGCAAGCACTGCATCTTAGATGTTTCTGGCAATGCTATCAAGAGGCTGCAGCAAGCACAACTTTACCCCATTGCCATTTTCATCAAGCCCAAGTCCATTGAAGCGCTTAT GGAAATGAACCGACGGCAGACATATGAACAAGCAAATAAGATTTATGACAAAGCCATGAAACTGGAGCAGGAGTTTGGAGAATACTTTACAG
- the DLG3 gene encoding disks large homolog 3 isoform X8 — protein sequence MMNSSMSSGSGSLRTSEKRSLYVRALFDYDRTRDSCLPSQGLSFFYGDILHVINASDDEWWQARLVTPHGESEQIGVIPSKKRVEKKERARLKTVKFHARTGMIESNRSIKTKRKKSFRLSRKFPFYKSKENMAQESSIQEQGVPSNTSDSESSSKGQEDAILSYEPVTRQEIHYARPVIILGPMKDRVNDDLISEFPHKFGSCVPHTTRPRRDNEVDGQDYHFVVSREQMEKDIQDNKFIEAGQFNDNLYGTSIQSVRAVAERGKHCILDVSGNAIKRLQQAQLYPIAIFIKPKSIEALMEMNRRQTYEQANKIYDKAMKLEQEFGEYFTAIVQGDSLEEIYNKIKQIIEDQSGHYIWVPSPEKL from the exons ATGATGAACAGCAGTATGAGCTCTGGGTCTGGGTCCCTTCGAACAAGCGAGAAGAGGTCTTTGTATGTCAG AGCTCTGTTTGATTATGACCGGACTCGGGACAGCTGCCTGCCAAGCCAGGGGCTCAGCTTCTTTTATGGTGACATTCTGCATGTCATTAATGCATCAGATGACGAGTGGTGGCAGGCAAGACTGGTGACCCCTCATGGAGAAAGTGAGCAAATTGGTGTGATCCCTAGTAAGAAGAG ggtggaaaagaaagaaagagctcgATTGAAAACGGTGAAGTTTCATGCCAGGACGGGGATGATTGAATCTAACAGG TCGATCAAAACGAAACGTAAAAAGAGTTTCCGCCTCTCTcgaaagtttccattttacaagaGCAAAGAAAACATGGCCCAGGAGAGCAGCATACAGGAAC AGGGAGTGCCATCCAACACCAGTGACAGCGAAAGCAGTTCCA AAGGACAAGAGGATGCTATTTTGTCATATGAACCAGTGACACGGCAAGAAA TTCACTATGCAAGGCCTGTGATCATCCTGGGCCCAATGAAGGACCGAGTCAATGATGACCTGATCTCTGAGTTCCCACATAAATTTGGATCCTGCGTGCCAC atACTACCCGGCCTCGGCGTGATAATGAGGTAGACGGACAAGACTATCACTTTGTGGTATCCCGAGAACAAATGGAAAAGGATATTCAGGACAACAAGTTCATTGAGGCAGGCCAGTTCAATGATAATCTCTATGGGACCAGCATCCAGTCAGTCCGGGCAGTCGCCGAGAGG GGCAAGCACTGCATCTTAGATGTTTCTGGCAATGCTATCAAGAGGCTGCAGCAAGCACAACTTTACCCCATTGCCATTTTCATCAAGCCCAAGTCCATTGAAGCGCTTAT GGAAATGAACCGACGGCAGACATATGAACAAGCAAATAAGATTTATGACAAAGCCATGAAACTGGAGCAGGAGTTTGGAGAATACTTTACAG